Proteins co-encoded in one Symmachiella macrocystis genomic window:
- a CDS encoding PVC-type heme-binding CxxCH protein — translation MNNYVAKFLRFSLFACGCLFVAAHLDLLLATEKPAATTPIHSPLTIADSLANFQLHPDLKIELAAAEPDVIDPVAIRFDEQGRMWVVEMRDYPNGPGEGEPPRSRISVLEDRDGDGRFETSQVFADNLLFATGIQPWQAGVIATVAGEVIYLKDTTGDGVADLRETWFSGFVAENPQLRANHPTLALDNHVYVANGLRGGSVVTEREQWDGDAKPVSISGMDFRFDPLAGKPEGVSGVGQFGLSFDDFANRFTCSNRNPCIHIVLADRYIKRNPFLAVGAVVNDVSPAGTISRVYPISNFWTTSTLHEGQFTAACGVTIYRGDALPAAFCGNSFTCEPTGNLVHRDVLTPSGATFASTPGRDKVEFLASPDTWFRPVNLTVGPDGALYVVDMYRAVIEHPQWMPEELRDRTDLEYGNDRGRIWRITPKNWKRPAEQPQLASATSGKLVESLNHDNAWWRETAQRLLIERQARNVQPQLEQLVGGDAKPTAAVHALWTLNGLGVLSDEVIATGLTHISPRVREQAVRLSETRQSKSQSLQAAVMKLADDNDPRVRFQTALSLGEAATDEERLTALADALAIGGADHWTRLAVFSAAPNHEQELLKRLWTKSVAPEKLAPLATEIAALVSSRQKPKEIGGVLQNLTTLPAAMPDAAKRQLQAALISGLGQGLGRRGVKLDAMLNKLPVEFADTQAAVQNVFQQAKSTAANAEQDLAARTAAIQLLQYTTFADAGSTLMELIENDPAQAIRLAGIDVLAGFQDGSIGPFLLTGFSGQTPAGRRAVINALLRNDARATLLLDEIEAQTIAVAELGATNVNRLTKHKNPALKTRAGKLLASAIPADRKEVLAKYQTALTLKPNPQQGRALFEKNCSTCHRVSNIGVEIGPDIADSRTRQPAALLTDILNPNRAIDANYVSYSIVTEQGTTVTGIIAAETASSITIKQPEGKHVTVLRQDIDEVISNGVSLMPEGLEKNLTLQQMADLIAFIKNWRYLDGNVPLRER, via the coding sequence ATGAACAATTATGTCGCCAAATTCCTTCGTTTCTCACTGTTCGCTTGCGGATGTCTATTCGTCGCCGCGCACCTCGATTTGCTGCTGGCCACAGAAAAACCGGCTGCCACGACGCCCATCCACAGTCCGCTGACCATTGCCGACTCACTGGCGAATTTTCAGTTGCATCCCGATTTGAAAATCGAATTGGCCGCCGCTGAGCCGGATGTGATTGATCCGGTCGCTATCCGTTTTGACGAACAGGGGCGGATGTGGGTGGTCGAAATGCGGGACTATCCCAATGGCCCCGGTGAAGGCGAACCACCCAGATCACGGATTTCCGTGCTCGAAGATCGCGACGGCGACGGCCGGTTTGAAACCTCACAAGTATTCGCCGACAATTTGCTGTTTGCCACGGGCATTCAACCTTGGCAGGCGGGCGTGATTGCCACAGTGGCCGGAGAAGTGATCTACCTCAAAGACACCACGGGAGATGGAGTCGCTGACCTGCGCGAGACGTGGTTTTCCGGTTTCGTCGCCGAGAATCCACAATTGCGGGCCAATCACCCGACGCTTGCGCTCGATAATCATGTCTATGTCGCCAACGGCCTGCGTGGCGGAAGCGTCGTTACAGAACGGGAGCAATGGGACGGGGATGCCAAACCGGTTTCAATCAGCGGCATGGATTTTCGCTTCGATCCGTTAGCGGGAAAGCCCGAAGGGGTTTCGGGTGTGGGGCAATTCGGATTGTCGTTCGACGATTTTGCCAATCGTTTCACTTGCAGCAATCGCAACCCCTGCATCCACATCGTACTGGCCGACCGGTATATCAAACGCAATCCCTTCTTGGCTGTCGGGGCGGTGGTCAATGATGTCTCACCTGCCGGAACAATCTCGCGGGTCTATCCCATCAGCAATTTTTGGACAACCTCGACCCTGCACGAAGGGCAATTCACCGCCGCCTGCGGCGTGACCATCTATCGCGGCGATGCCTTACCCGCCGCGTTTTGTGGGAATAGCTTTACCTGCGAACCGACCGGCAACCTCGTGCATCGCGACGTGCTCACGCCCAGCGGAGCAACGTTTGCCTCAACACCGGGACGCGACAAAGTCGAATTCTTAGCCTCCCCCGACACCTGGTTTCGCCCGGTGAATCTGACCGTCGGCCCCGATGGTGCGTTATATGTCGTCGACATGTACCGGGCTGTCATCGAGCATCCACAATGGATGCCCGAGGAATTGCGGGACCGCACCGATCTGGAGTACGGCAACGATCGTGGACGCATTTGGCGGATCACGCCCAAGAATTGGAAACGGCCTGCGGAACAACCGCAACTCGCATCGGCGACGTCCGGGAAACTCGTCGAATCTCTAAACCACGACAACGCTTGGTGGCGCGAGACAGCACAGCGACTGCTCATCGAACGCCAAGCCCGCAACGTGCAGCCACAACTCGAACAACTCGTGGGCGGCGACGCAAAACCAACGGCCGCCGTGCATGCCCTTTGGACGCTCAATGGCCTCGGCGTACTGTCTGACGAAGTCATCGCCACGGGGCTGACGCACATTTCACCCCGTGTTCGCGAACAAGCGGTCCGGTTGTCCGAGACGCGTCAGAGCAAATCGCAGTCGCTACAAGCCGCCGTCATGAAATTGGCTGACGATAACGACCCACGCGTACGATTCCAAACTGCGCTCAGCCTCGGCGAAGCAGCCACCGACGAGGAACGTCTCACCGCCCTGGCCGATGCCCTTGCCATTGGCGGGGCAGACCACTGGACCCGTCTAGCTGTCTTCAGCGCCGCTCCGAATCACGAACAGGAATTGTTAAAGCGCTTATGGACCAAATCCGTCGCTCCGGAAAAACTAGCTCCGCTGGCTACGGAAATCGCTGCCTTAGTCAGTTCTCGCCAGAAGCCCAAGGAAATCGGCGGCGTGTTGCAAAACCTGACCACGTTGCCCGCAGCCATGCCGGACGCAGCAAAAAGGCAATTGCAGGCGGCGCTGATTAGCGGCTTGGGGCAAGGACTCGGGCGTCGCGGCGTGAAATTGGACGCCATGCTCAACAAACTCCCGGTAGAATTCGCCGACACACAAGCGGCGGTGCAGAACGTCTTCCAGCAAGCCAAATCCACCGCAGCCAACGCGGAGCAAGACCTCGCCGCCCGCACCGCCGCCATCCAATTATTACAGTACACAACCTTCGCAGACGCTGGCTCGACGCTGATGGAACTGATTGAAAATGATCCGGCCCAAGCAATTCGCCTCGCCGGCATCGATGTGCTGGCCGGTTTTCAGGATGGCTCGATCGGACCGTTTTTGCTGACCGGATTCAGTGGACAGACCCCAGCGGGGCGACGCGCGGTGATTAACGCGCTGTTGCGAAACGATGCCCGCGCCACGTTATTACTCGATGAAATTGAAGCCCAAACCATCGCTGTTGCCGAGTTGGGAGCCACCAACGTCAATCGACTGACCAAGCATAAAAACCCCGCACTGAAGACCCGCGCCGGGAAGTTGCTCGCCAGCGCGATTCCCGCCGATCGCAAAGAAGTGCTTGCCAAGTATCAAACAGCATTGACACTCAAACCCAATCCCCAGCAGGGCAGGGCGTTGTTTGAGAAAAATTGCAGCACCTGCCATCGCGTGAGCAATATCGGCGTGGAAATCGGCCCGGACATCGCTGACTCCCGTACACGTCAACCGGCCGCCCTGTTAACCGACATCCTCAATCCCAATCGCGCCATCGACGCCAACTATGTCAGCTACTCTATCGTGACGGAGCAGGGGACCACCGTCACCGGCATCATCGCCGCCGAAACCGCTTCGTCGATCACCATCAAACAACCCGAAGGAAAACATGTAACCGTCTTGCGGCAAGACATCGACGAAGTCATCTCCAACGGCGTCTCGCTGATGCCCGAAGGCCTCGAGAAAAACCTCACCCTGCAACAAATGGCCGACCTCATCGCCTTCATCAAAAACTGGCGCTACCTCGACGGCAACGTCCCGCTGCGCGAACGATGA